In Arachis hypogaea cultivar Tifrunner chromosome 7, arahy.Tifrunner.gnm2.J5K5, whole genome shotgun sequence, the genomic window agaaacatccatatatattaactcgtaaaaattttgaattcatccaaagatatttgGCTGGGTTTTGGCTGATATGCTTTTGGTTCCCTAGCTTTACTCATAACAAATTAATTACTGAAACAAATAGTTGTTAACTCATAATAATGTTATATTACTTCGCAAAAATATACCTTTCCCCCAATTTGTAATACTAGTGATGCCCCGCGCACGGTCTTGTACatgatatgaaaaataaataatttgatattttaattaaaataaataaatataattagttaAAATAGAACGCGCATGTTATTTTAtacatttataaataaaaaaataaatataagaaaatgcatacatattaaaaaaataatgagtgaaagatatgttaaataaaatagagatagaataaaaaaaaagtaagaaattaaaagaaaaaagaagaaaaagaagagaaaagataaaaaattaaaacaaaaggaTGAAAAATAGTAAAGTGTAAGTTTAGTAATATGCAtcctatgaattttttttataaattcaaagatcatttaacttttttaatttggtcaaaatttaaaaagtgtgaaaaaaattatatgtgaACATGTAATCTATTAATTTACTATTGtttataattatcttttttattgtgaatatattatactataatattttaaaatatttttcaattctcttttagcaattttccataaaaatataaatgaaaaataaaatagatagagaATCAAAATTAAAAGGTAATAATAATTGGTGGAGGGTGGCTGCTCTTTTTTCTCTGATGTTGAGGTTAGAGTAGGCTTAGAATTTCAGGATTagtaaattattaatttgaagaaattttttttgttaattatttattaatttattaattattaatattaattgttatacatattggtaagaatttgtttatttaatgttaaaaaaatgtGCATTGATATTatgaaattaatagtaaaatataaaaataattattaaaaattttttggtaaaattagaatttaataaataaaaaattatggatgagtatattaaatattttaccaattaaaaaaaattttaaagatattttcgtaaaaatacaatttagtaaataaaaaaaaatactttgttAAAACGTATTTGAATAAACTGAATCTTATAAAATaggttaatattttaatttatctttatatttaatataatagagCAGTATCATTACAAAAAATAACCACCAcataaaataacattaatataaaaacaaaacaaaataaattataaaatattatcaaaTACTTCTTTAAATACGATATTTTGAGTTAAAGTAGAATCATTATTTTCCTCGCCAGATACCAAAATTCTTAAACCATCTTTACTCTTCACTCGAGAAATAGCGATATAGAGTTGACCATGAAAAAATTTCGGTCGATGCAAGAACAGTCTAACACTGGATAAAGTTTGACCTTGACTTTTATTGATAGTCATTGCAAAACACAAGTTTATAGAAAATTGTTTCCGTTGAAATTTGAAAGGTATCCCAGCATCACTCGGAATTAAATTCATCCGAGAAATGAAAACTTTATCTCCAATGTGACTCCCTGAGACCATTTCAGCTCCAATCACATTTGTCCCTAGATCTCTAACAATAAGGCGAGTATCATTGCATAAGCCACCAGCTGGATCaatatttttcaacaaaataATAGGCACgcattttttcaatttcaatgaGTGGTTTGGTAACCCTGAacattttatttgattcaaaaatttagtatttatccAGTCAACATCAACGTCACAATAAGCATCACTATCACATATAGAATCAACATTTATATACTCTTTTTCTATCCCAGGTAGCAATTAAACAATGTGATCATTGATTTCTTCAACAATCTCTACTGTTAGAGCTAATATGGCTCTGTCTTAGAAAAAATCAGTATCATCAAAATTTTTAACTATGTCAGAATAAATTGCATTTATAGTATCATCAACTGGattatcagaaaaaaaaaatcagaaactcATTTGAAATTTGAACAAAAGGCTTTTCGTTAATTATTGTCTCAATATGCCCTTTTTCAATCTGAAGAATCCAATCAGAAAAACTTTTCAATTCTTTCAGATTTGATTGATTTCTAGCACTTTCTAACCGCATATTTGTTATCAACGTCAACACTTCAAAGTGCTTCCAAAGAATTGATTGATGCCATAACAATCTCAGCACAAGAAGCTTTAGGAATAACAGGCAAAATCTGTCGAAAATCATCTCCAAGAACAATTATTTTTCTTCCAAAAGGTAGATCTTTGTAAGACACCGAAATCGACGTTATTATGTCTTGAAAACTTCTGTCTAAAGCTTCAAATGCCAGCTTGTTAGTCATTGGAGCTTCATCCCAAATAATCAGCTCAGCAAGCCGAATTAAATCAGCCTTAGGACTATCTTTCGGAATTCTACAAATAGTATCTTCATTCAATTCAAGTGGGATACAAAACATAGAATGAGCTGTCTTACCACCAGGTAACAATAATGAAGCAACTCCACTTGAAACAATATTAATAACAATTTTTCTTTGAGAACGCAATTTGGTAGATAAGAgtctatacaaaaaaaattttccaatCCCACCAAACCCATAAATGAGAAACAACCCATGTTCCTTGTTAGTAACACAATGTATAATCCTATTATAGATTGACTTCTGTTCTTCATTCAGCTTTGAAAAATTTGAATCGTGTTCTTCAAGCACCACATAAATGTCATATTCCAATTCACGCAACACCATAGAATTACTAAATTATGAGACCAAATCAATATTAGGAAGAGACATACCAGCAAAATCTTTTATGATTTTCCATTGGCCTGTAGTAATTTCTCTATTTCTATTAGGCAAAATGTTTGTAACTCTTCGTCAGTCATTGTTAttcttgcaattttttttttcagttagtAAATTCATCAAGATAtcaaaaatttatcaaaaatttgtATTGTTTGAAATTTTTTCCTATCATGCTATGTATGTACTCCAAACTTTGTGCATatcattttctatttatttattgttaagaTTTTTTCTTAATcctataaataaaaaagatgagtAAATATCCATTTTGGTTCTCAAAGAATTTTAAATCAGACATTTTAGtttccaactaaaattaattactcgattagtcgtctctaacaattaattccgtcagtcacttaggtccttggcTTCGGTAACTCTAACGGAAGGCAAAATAGTTTCTGAaaactctaacatgggacaaaatgatccctgacaactctaacaagggacaaaatAATCCCTGACCCCTTTATTCAAAAATAACACTTCCTAAATCTTTGTGACTGGTACATCCACTTCTTCTgcacttcacccaccaaaagcatccacttccacgtctttgataacatcacctccaaccccgacaacgtccacgacatcctcaagaccaagttccacaactactTTAAGGGCACGCATTTCTCCACTCTCCagcaagcaatatagattgttggacattaagacatcatgagaagattctccttcgacatcatatgcaaattctcatttgaaatagatatCGAAtacttcattctttctttcccgGAATCCAAATTGGCAGACAGTTTCGACCTCACATCCAAACTATTACAATGAGCAATGTCGTCGTTGCCGCTCAAACGGATTTTTGTGTTTTTGCTATTTAGTTCTACTTTATGTAACTTCATATCTTGCAAAATTAATCTGAGTTATGGgtttatggttgaaaaatttacACCGAAGACAAAATACATCTTATATTTGGGTTTGGAAGATACATACACCATAGACATAGAGTCTCTCTGTTACTAAATGATTTAAGATTGTCATATATTGTGCAGGGTGGtgttttgtggttctagaatttAAGTATTTAACAGATCTCTCTCAACATTATTCAGGCTTCATATTTTCGATTCTGATTGCTGGTCTGCACTATATTAATGTTCAGGAATGAATTCTTTATTCATATCCAATAAGTATTTAACCATAGACTAATATTATGATTATCATCGCTTGTTTCACCGTTGTCTCCTTTCCTAAAGCCATTCACAAAACTTGAAGCAGAATTTTTTCTACTTTCTTGTTAATTATTTCTACTTTCTTGTTTTAAATTAACAAGAATGGAGATACCTAAAGTATTCGCAACGGAATTGTTAATCTCAAATTCTCAATGCATGACCATCTTTACCTTAAGGTCAGCATAACATTTTAATTCACACCTGTTAATTTCTTTGAAAAATTACTTCAACCTCGCTcacaaaattagttttaaaatttgtcAGCATATTAATAACTGTATATTAGCAATATATTTAAATAGTGTGACCAAAATCTTACATAGTAGTATAGTACATAACTACATAAGTATAAATTTTTGTTTCCTAACTTGGTTTTATAAGTTCCTTCTAATTGTAACTTGAATATTATGCCAGCAAAATTGCAACCTACGATGATCCAACCATATATATTGTATGTATTCTTTTTCATTTAATAATGTTCATAAAAATGAATAAAGGGGGGTTGAGAGAACTACATTTACATTGTATTCAACATTTCTTTTCTCATCCTATTAATGAAAGGGTAAAAGAAATCCAAACAATGATGAATCTATCTTCAACTTCTTTCATTCCTTCTCTTCAATCCATTAGTTTGTATCTTTTCTCTTGAACACCTGTAGCTCCCAAGTTAATCTCTATTATGGTATGTAACGGCATCTGCAAATGCACAAACTTCACATTAGAATTCCAAAGTAATAAAGAGGAATGTATAATCTaccttaaaaaattaataaaaataaaatgacataTTTTAGATAGGTATCTCACTATCTATCGAAGagaatcttcattctcttcaccacttttCCTCTCTACTATATAGCATGCACCAAAATGCAGATATAATAGTTTACATGTACTTATTTTGTACAAAAGGACTAGTATCACCGGTTTCAAATAGCGAGGGACGAACTTGTTATTTTAAAATCTAGTGAGACGTTGAATccaaaaggaaaagtataggtagacaataagTTTAGTGAACAATGCAGTTACGCATTCGGTAACCTCCCTTCTTCATTTGTGATTTCCGTAGGGGTGTAGTGTGTTTTTTACTTTATTAGGTCAATTTTAAagtccattgttcacattgtttacgaAAGTCATTGTCTACCTAGCAAAACCGAATCCAAAATAAGCTTATACAAGACCAGACACCTCTATTTACACCCAAGCATGATAAAATAGTAAAAGTCACAAATTTTCTAAGACCAAAATAACCATACTTGAGGTAGCTCTTAAATATTAGCAATGAACTCAATATATGAGTGTCTCAGTGAAATATGAATTCGGACTTTCATAGGTTACCTCAATATGTGGAATTTCTTTCAATGGTCTATCTGTAAAATAAGCATATAATGCCCTCAATATTGCCTGCAATgagaagaacaatgaagaacgtCAAGGATTAAAAACTAGACAGCCATGAGGCCTGAATAATAAACATGCATAAATTTACACTTCGAAGAGAAAAACCTGGTGAGATACAACAACAACAGGCGCTCGTTGTCGCTCAAGCTCGATAATTACGGGCTCTAACCTGCATTGTTGTTGAAACTTGAgttatatatataagaaagtCGCGGTTAGGAGGTAAATAATGATGAAAGATGCATTGTATCAACCTCTGAATGACATCTAAGTAGGACTCCCCACGAGGATACCGGTACCTAAGCTTGTCCTTTTTACGTGCTCTGCAATGAGAGAAGCAAAAGGTGGAAATGGTTATAGGTAGCTGTGGATTTTAAAACCAAAAGTATCAAGCTACTAGTTTGTGACATACTCATACTCCTGTGGCAtgttcttcttgatttcttcatATGTCATACCATCACACACGCCGGCATCTATCTCGTCGAGTGCTCGCCATTGTATCTAACAAACAAATAGAGATAGTAAGGGAAGGAACGATGTTAATATGCAATATTGTCAAATGCTTCAATAGTTTGATGTCATGATTGCATGCAGCCATGAGTTTAAGGATGGTACTGACCTTTGGAAGTCCAATGATTGGAGCTGCTGTCAGAATTGTGCGCTGCAGCGTACTAGTCCATATCTATACACCAAGCATCAACTTCT contains:
- the LOC140174322 gene encoding uncharacterized protein; translation: MVLRELEYDIYVVLEEHDSNFSKLNEEQKSIYNRIIHCVTNKEHGLFLIYGFGGIGKFFLYRLLSTKLRSQRKIVINIVSSGVASLLLPGGKTAHSMFCIPLELNEDTICRIPKDSPKADLIRLAELIIWDEAPMTNKLAFEALDRSFQDIITSISVSYKDLPFGRKIIVLGDDFRQILPVIPKASCAEIVMASINSLEAL